The region CAAGAGCAACATcaacaccggcccttttcagggccaccgacatatcccagaaagatctacatcgtTCACATCTCTTTAAACAGAACCCCCTTTTCCGAGACATGGTTTAACAATTAAACTGCAAAGTTACACTGTTACACAACCCTCATCACTCGTTCTGCcccattcattccttccttccatccatccacctcAGCGCCCATGCctgcaaatacatacaaacatacctaCCTACACCCCCCCCAAAGAAACTTGAAACGTATAGTCGTGTGTATTGCGCGTGTCGCACACGTGCCAGACGGCCATCCACGTGTCTATTTTTCCCGGTTACCCAAATGTTGTACAGATATGTCAGCGAGCATGACACTGCTCCGTCCAGACAGATGAAGGGAGTGGTATTTCGCTCATTTCTCGTATCATTTCTCGTATCTCTTCTTTCTCACGCACATGATGTGTAACGTTGCGTATGTCTTAGCTATCAAGGTATGGCATATGGGGTATGCAAAGTGACTGAATTAATactaaaaatgtaaactttgtcTAGTCTTTGTCTGGTCTAAGCAGATGCGGTGTGTgtatgagatacaaatgtattaaagtatttttcatttcgtatgtataaaacaagtgtgaagatgatacagttcctttgaaaggatgtgggtggccctgaaaagggccggggtttaggtatacgtctggaatctactgagccttgccggtcttcttgggcagaagcacagcgtggatgtttgggagaacaccgccctgggcaatggtgacgcccgacatcagcttgttcaactcctcgtcgttgcggacggccagttgaaggtgacgggggatgattctggtcttcttgttgtcacgggcagcgttaccAGCCAGTTCCAGGATCTCAGCCGTCAAGTACTCGAGCACCGCCGCCAGATACACCggagcgccggcacccacgcgctgggcgtagtttcccttccgCAAGAAGCGATGTACGCGGCCAacggggaactggagacccgctcgGGAAGAACGACTCTTTGCCTTAGCGCGTGCCTTGCCTCCtttaccacgtccagacatcttgtagtagtcgattgattggcGTTATACGGCTGGAAGAATGAATAGACGAAACGTCCTGCCCAGCCAATTTATACTTCGCCGCTGGATCGACAACTTCCGACAGCGAGCCAATAGACAGAGattactgtgaaatgttctgcaacgtccgcaccttggactagacaatccagaaaatttgcattattttccccataaagagccgagGCGGCGCGGGTGCAcccattctttgctgtctaatacGCCAAGAGCCTCAccatgccaccaagtggaaaagccgccaaaaaAGCTGGCAAAGCCAGGCCCGccggagacaagaagcgcggaagaaggagaaagagaagggagaccttcggcgtctacatctacaaggtgctgaaacaggtgcaccccgacaccggcgtctccagcaaggccatgggaatcatgaattccttcgtcaacgacatttttgaACGGATCGCCGCAGAGGCCTCTCGGCTCGctaactacaacaagcgctccaccatcagcagccgcgagatccagaccgccgtgcgactcctgctgccgggcgagctggccaagcacgccgtcagcgagggcaccaaggccgtcaccaagtacaccagctccaagtagatctaccgccagtgccagagatatattaaccccggcctttttcaaggccacccacatccccacaaaagagctgtagcaatcacactttgcagtcaaacaaatcacccaaggcaggcacacgccactaacctgcgATGGCAGGCGCATAGAACCcaacgacgcgccctaacaggacagggctgcaacgcacaacaaagccaacaaaaatacaaaacgcaacacaatacaagaaataaagtgtctTCTGACGTAATAAAAGCCTCCACAACGTTcttatcatcaaacagaacagacccaacagacgttgccttctggaacaaatgtCGCCGCCTGTGACGTTGACGGGACGTTCTTTAGAACAATGAAATGGTCTTTGCGTCGATTGGCGTTATTTTCCAGTCGAATGCCTTCAACATATTGTTAGACAGACAATGTCTGACATGTGTAGTCAAACTTATGAGCGCTAATGGAGCGTGTGTGTGGCGTAGACGTTTTCGTGTCTCGCTTGCCCTgtgcttcttgtcatcttcGCTATCGCCAGGGGGCGTTCTCtagtttgctttgctttctttccttcgttTTGCTAATCTTTCATATCTCCGACAATAGCGGTATTGCCGGTGGGAAAGCCTCGTCGTGGAATCGTCTTGTGTGGCTCCTATGGGTTGGCGGATGGcgtcttcccattggctagttgtggtcgaccggtcgtcgactagagttctcgtaggtccgcagggcggctaTTAAATCGGTGCCGGCAGGAGGCTACCCATTCACTGCTTCGTTCTAATCCTAGTCGAGAAGAACATCGCATCTACTAGCATCATGTCTGGGCGCGGCAAGGGAGGCAAGggtctcggaaagggaggcgccaagcgtcaccgtaaggtgcttcgcgacaacatccagggcatcaccaagcccgccatccgtcgtctggctcgccgaggcggcgtcaaacgcatctccggcctcatctacgaggagacccggggcgttctcaaggtcttcctggagaatgtgatccgcgacgcggtcacATACACCGAGCACGCAAAGCGTAAGACGGTCACCGCCATGGATGTCGTCTACGCTCTCAAAcgtcaaggccgcaccctgtacggctttggTGGCTAAAGGACCCGGCTGACTTATCATCGCaagcaaccccggcccttttcagggccacccaaatgtccaagaaagagctgtattttttcacaacaagcacggccctacacacgtacacacctgagtcgaacgatgaacatgacatacaatgaTCATTCCAACCTCAAGAAACGATTGtagttctttctttatttctttgtgtgtgagtggtctttttttggttgacgtgtttatttttgggcagCCTGGTGTTTGTCGTTTCTGCTGAATGCATGTGAAGCGTATAACATATTTTCCTTGTAAATTGGTTGATGCCGTCggctttgctgtttttcttagtgtgcgttttggcgtggaagtagacatcaaagtgaggtgttgttgggtgcggcggagggatcttgatttatttgatagtgtgtgtgtttgtatcgtaGTTCAATACTCCATGTGTGTTGTGGAAGTTTCTTTTCGACTAGCAGTAAGATTCTgacgtcttgtcaagctggtctGAAGTAACAACGGCACGGACTTATAGTCGGAAACATCGCAGCTCACTTAGTGGAAATAGGACGAATATCTCAAGATCTGGAGGCTAGTgatcagccgcttccatcaaattgctTAGATTTGAATCTTCTTTTGTACAGGAACCGATCCGACATCATTTCTCATGCCAATCCCAccataaagtttgaaaagaaataaatacaagtttcgccgcgacggacaacaggacacagacaagctgcgacgtttccgtctaggtccgtaccattgttacttcacgccagcttgacaagacggaggtttcatttgcacgtctaACGCAGACAAGGCAAGCcagcatgtccgctccagcatcgtcccccaagaagtccaggaagcctacggcacccaagggccctgctgctcacccgcccaccactgttATGGTTACGTCGGccgtggaagcgctcaaggaccgtaccggttcttctctgtcggccatcaagaagtacattgccggtaactacaagttcgacgtggagaagaaagcgcacttcgtcaagcgcgccctgaaatccttggtggagaagggtaccctcatccaggtcaaaggaactggggcgtcgggatccttcaagatcaacgtggcagccaagaaagccgccgagaaggctgcaaagaaagccgtcaagaagccggtcaagaaacctgtggctaagaaggccgcaaaacccaagaccaccaagccaaaaaagccaaaggctaagaaggctactaaggctaccacccccaagaagacaaagaaaccgactaccaagaagaccaagaaatctccggccaagaaacccgcTGCCAAGAAACCCACAAGAAAGACTCCGGTAAAGAAGACTCCAAAGAAGGCggcgcctgccaagaaagcgtccaagcccaagaagaagtgatgacctgaccgtcgaagtttctgcaaaccccggcccttttcagggccacccacatccttacagaagtactatgtcaatcattaaagtaatacatgaaatagaatgaaagcatcccccccacacacacagacagacagacagacagacagacagacagacacacacgcaccgtGACACAAAGACGCGTagagcacatgtataacaacacacGCATATGCATGTTGGAAGGGAAGGGAGGGATGGGTGAACGGACATACGTACAGAAGCACACGCCCAGGTGAACAGACTAATGTTAATTTCTCGccggaaatcaattaatcaatcgacaACTTTATTCAGTACAAAGATGATGTCTTGTCACCACTATCCGTCTATCCGCAGCAGAGTGCGTACAAATATACACTTGTAGCCCATAGCCATTCTATTGTAGCGCTCAAGATTatccttgcaacatttcctccgtgacccccaaaagtgccgagcttgccgctgaatatcggatcctggagacatgaaaactgaccaatcacgaggCCTGATTCGGACaagacaaccaatcagacggcagggcaccggccaattgaaaaccttggggcatctaattagcggctgttataaattcactctccacagtctgccgactagtcttatcgtcctgcacttcagcgtagacaaactccgtccgacatggcacgtaccaagcagaccgcccgtaagtccaccggtggcaaggcccccaggaagcagttggcaaccaaggccgctcgcaagagcgcaccggctaccggtggcgtcaagaaacctcaccgctacaggcccggcaccgtcgccctgagggagatccgccgctaccagaagtcgacggaactgctcatccgcaagctgcccttccagcgcctggtgcgagaaatcgcccaagacttcaagacggacctgcgcttccagagctcggcggtcatggctctgcaggaagcaagcgaggcctacctggtcggtctgttcgaggacaccaacctgtgcgctatccacgccaagcgcgttaccatcatgcccaaggacatccaactcGCCCGCCGCATCAGAGGGGAGCGCGCATAGGCTTGATCGGAGCAAGAGCAACATcaacaccggcccttttcagggccaccgacatatcccagaaagatctacatcgtTCACATCTCTTTAAACAGAACCCCCTTTTCCGAGACATGGTTTAACAATTAAACTGCAAAGTTACACTGTTACACAACCCTCATCACTCGTTCTGCcccattcattccttccttccatccatccacctcAGCGCCCATGCctgcaaatacatacaaacatacctaCCTACACCCCCCCCAAAGAAACTTGAAACGTATAGTCGTGTGTATTGCGCGTGTCGCACACGTGCCAGACGGCCATCCACGTGTCTATTTTTCCCGGTTACCCAAATGTTGTACAGATATGTCAGCGAGCATGACACTGCTCCGTCCAGACAGATGAAGGGAGTGGTATTTCGCTCATTTCTCGTATCATTTCTCGTATCTCTTCTTTCTCACGCACATGATGTGTAACGTTGCGTATGTCTTAGCTATCAAGGTATGGCATATGGGGTATGCAAAGTGACTGAATTAATactaaaaatgtaaactttgtcTAGTCTTTGTCTGGTCTAAGCAGATGCGGTGTGTgtatgagatacaaatgtattaaagtatttttcatttcgtatgtataaaacaagtgtgaagatgatacagttcctttgaaaggatgtgggtggccctgaaaagggccggggtttaggtatacgtctggaatctactgagccttgccggtcttcttgggcagaagcacagcgtggatgtttgggagaacaccgccctgggcaatggtgacgcccgacatcagcttgttcaactcctcgtcgttgcggacggccagttgaaggtgacgggggatgattctggtcttcttgttgtcacgggcagcgttaccAGCCAGTTCCAGGATCTCAGCCGTCAAGTACTCGAGCACCGCCGCCAGATACACCggagcgccggcacccacgcgctgggcgtagtttcccttccgCAAGAAGCGATGTACGCGGCCAacggggaactggagacccgctcgGGAAGAACGACTCTTTGCCTTAGCGCGTGCCTTGCCTCCtttaccacgtccagacatcttgtagtagtcgattgattggcGTTATACGGCTGGAAGAATGAATAGACGAAACGTCCTGCCCAGCCAATTTATACTTCGCCGCTGGATCGACAACTTCCGACAGCGAGCCAATAGACAGAGattactgtgaaatgttctgcaacgtccgcaccttggactagacaatccagaaaatttgcattattttccccataaagagccgagGCGGCGCGGGTGCAcccattctttgctgtctaatacgccccggcctttttcaaggccacccacatccccacaaaagagctgtagcaatcacactttgcagtcaaacaaatcacccaaggcaggcacacgccactaacctgcgATGGCAGGCGCATAGAACCcaacgacgcgccctaacaggacagggctgcaacgcacaacaaagccaacaaaaatacaaaacgcaacacaatacaagaaataaagtgtctTCTGACGTAATAAAAGCCTCCACAACGTTcttatcatcaaacagaacagacccaacagacgttgccttctggaacaaatgtCGCCGCCTGTGACGTTGACGGGACGTTCTTTAGAACAATGAAATGGTCTTTGCGTCGATTGGCGTTATTTTCCAGTCGAATGCCTTCAACATATTGTTAGACAGACAATGTCTGACATGTGTAGTCAAACTTATGAGCGCTAATGGAGCGTGTGTGTGGCGTAGACGTTTTCGTGTCTCGCTTGCCCTgtgcttcttgtcatcttcGCTATCGCCAGGGGGCGTTCTCtagtttgctttgctttctttccttcgttTTGCTAATCTTTCATATCTCCGACAATAGCGGTATTGCCGGTGGGAAAGCCTCGTCGTGGAATCGTCTTGTGTGGCTCCTATGGGTTGGCGGATGGcgtcttcccattggctagttgtggtcgaccggtcgtcgactagagttctcgtaggtccgcagggcggctaTTAAATCGGTGCCGGCAGGAGGCTACCCATTCACTGCTTCGTTCTAATCCTAGTCGAGAAGAACATCGCATCTACTAGCATCATGTCTGGGCGCGGCAAGGGAGGCAAGggtctcggaaagggaggcgccaagcgtcaccgtaaggtgcttcgcgacaacatccagggcatcaccaagcccgccatccgtcgtctggctcgccgaggcggcgtcaaacgcatctccggcctcatctacgaggagacccggggcgttctcaaggtcttcctggagaatgtgatccgcgacgcggtcacATACACCGAGCACGCAAAGCGTAAGACGGTCACCGCCATGGATGTCGTCTACGCTCTCAAAcgtcaaggccgcaccctgtacggctttggTGGCTAAAGGACCCGGCTGACTTATCATCGCaagcaaccccggcccttttcagggccacccaaatgtccaagaaagagctgtattttttcacaacaagcacggccctacacacgtacacacctgagtcgaacgatgaacatgacatacaatgaTCATTCCAACCTCAAGAAACGATTGtagttctttctttatttctttgtgtgtgagtggtctttttttggttgacgtgtttatttttgggcagCCTGGTGTTTGTCGTTTCTGCTGAATGCATGTGAAGCGTATAACATATTTTCCTTGTAAATTGGTTGATGCCGTCggctttgctgtttttcttagtgtgcgttttggcgtggaagtagacatcaaagtgaggtgttgttgggtgcggcggagggatcttgatttatttgatagtgtgtgtgtttgtatcgtaGTTCAATACTCCATGTGTGTTGTGGAAGTTTCTTTTCGACTAGCAGTAAGATTCTgacgtcttgtcaagctggtctGAAGTAACAACGGCACGGACTTATAGTCGGAAACATCGCAGCTCACTTAGTGGAAATAGGACGAATATCTCAAGATCTGGAGGCTAGTgatcagccgcttccatcaaattgctTA is a window of Branchiostoma lanceolatum isolate klBraLanc5 chromosome 8, klBraLanc5.hap2, whole genome shotgun sequence DNA encoding:
- the LOC136440590 gene encoding histone H2A-like, which gives rise to MSGRGKGGKARAKAKSRSSRAGLQFPVGRVHRFLRKGNYAQRVGAGAPVYLAAVLEYLTAEILELAGNAARDNKKTRIIPRHLQLAVRNDEELNKLMSGVTIAQGGVLPNIHAVLLPKKTGKAQ
- the LOC136440597 gene encoding histone H2B-like: MPPSGKAAKKAGKARPAGDKKRGRRRKRRETFGVYIYKVLKQVHPDTGVSSKAMGIMNSFVNDIFERIAAEASRLANYNKRSTISSREIQTAVRLLLPGELAKHAVSEGTKAVTKYTSSK
- the LOC136440607 gene encoding histone H4, with the protein product MSGRGKGGKGLGKGGAKRHRKVLRDNIQGITKPAIRRLARRGGVKRISGLIYEETRGVLKVFLENVIRDAVTYTEHAKRKTVTAMDVVYALKRQGRTLYGFGG
- the LOC136440572 gene encoding histone H1-like, encoding MSAPASSPKKSRKPTAPKGPAAHPPTTVMVTSAVEALKDRTGSSLSAIKKYIAGNYKFDVEKKAHFVKRALKSLVEKGTLIQVKGTGASGSFKINVAAKKAAEKAAKKAVKKPVKKPVAKKAAKPKTTKPKKPKAKKATKATTPKKTKKPTTKKTKKSPAKKPAAKKPTRKTPVKKTPKKAAPAKKASKPKKK